The DNA sequence CGCATAGCATAGCGGCGCACACCGCATCCCAGACGGCAATGGTATCGATTGCAGCCACCTGAAGGCTCAGAACAGTGCAGATGTCCGGTATCGGAGATTTACAGAAGCGAATACTTAACATTTGTGAAAAGTGCAGGCAATATCATTGTACAGATCCAGGGAAGCTGTACAAATCCAGCGGTATTGAATCTCTTTCACGCTCCGGGTACCGCCAGAGACCCCGCAGACCTTTACCTCCCGCATTGTCACCCGGATCTTCCGTCGCACCGATACGCTAATAGTTCCGAAGCACTCTCTCCACACTATCGAACCATGAGGTGATACAAAAATGGCACAGGAACAGATACAGATGCAGAAGAAGTACGAACTGCCGCCGCTCCCCTATGAGGCAAACGCCCTCGAACCGTATATATCGCAGGAGCAGCTCTCCCTGCACCACGACAAACACCACCAGGCCTACGTGAAAGGTGCCAATGCGGATCTCGAGAAGATCGAGCAGGCACGGCGGGATAACGCCAGTATCGATGAGAAGGCGATTCTCAAAGAACTCTCGTTCAACATCGGCGGGCATATCCTCCACTCGCTCTTCTGGCCAACGATGGCGCCGGCAGGCAAAGGAGGCGGAACGCCGGGCGGGGCTCTCGCAGACGCGCTCGACCGGGAGTTCGGCAGCTTCGAACGATTTAAATCAGAGTTTTCGCAGGCAGCATCCAGCGTCGAAGGCTCGGGATGGGCAGCACTCGCGATCGACGAGATAACCGGTCGGCCGATGGTCATGCAGATCGAAAAACACAGCAACAACGTCTACCCCTCAGCCCCGATCATCATGGTGCTGGACATGTGGGAGCATGCCTACTACGTCGACTACCGGAACAGCCGGGCAGACTTTATCGATGCATTCTGGAACGTCGTCAACTGGGACGAAGTGAACCGCCGCATCGAGCAGCGGGTATAGCCGGATCGGCCCCTCACCGGGAGGCGGGTCAGGGAAGCCCACCCTCTTTTTTCAGAATACGAAAGTGCCTCTCACGTATAGGTGTCGCCCGAAATCCAGAACGTTTAATGCGCTTCCCGTCGCATATGTATGATTCATTCAGAGGCTTGATATTGTTCTTTTCTGAATGGAACGGGCAGTAATGCCGGAAACTGACACGCTCATACTCCGAGGTACATACCATGTCACACTACATGTTGAGTGAATACGAATCATACGATCTACTGCAGCAGTACGGAATTCCGGTACCGGGTTACAGCATTGTTGAGTCAGCCGCAGAGGCAGGCCAGGCGGCGGAGAAGATCGGCTACCCCGTCGTTATGAAGATCTACTCGCCGGAAATTATTCATAAGAGCGATGCCGGCGGCGTGATCATCGGTATAGGTTCGAAGGCGGCAGCCTGCAGCGCATTCGATCAGATCATCGCAAACGCAAGGGAATACAACCCCGATGCCGAGATCAAAGGAGTCATCGTCGAGCAGCAGGCCGCGCCCGGGCTCGAGCTGATCATCGGCGGGAAGACCGACCCGGCCTTCGGGAAAGTATTGACGTTCGGAATGGGCGGAACGCTCGTCGAACTGATGAAAGACGTCACGCTGCGGATCCTCCCCATCGATGAGGCCTCGATCCGTCAGATGATCCGGGAGATCAACGGCTACCCCATCATCAAAGGATACCGGGGGATGAAACCAAAGGACGAGGAGACCCTCGTGCAGATCATCTCCGCGGTTCACCGGTTCTTTGCGGAGAATACCCATATCGTGGAGTTCGACATCAACCCGCTTCGCCTCTACGAGTCCGGCGCCTGCATCGTCGATGCCCGGATATTCGTCGACGACGAGGCCGAGGAACGGAAGGCAAAGGAGCGACCCCTGGTTCCGCTCGAGTACTTCTCCCCCCGGTCAATCGCCGTCGTCGGCGCCTCCTCGGATTCGAAGAAGATGGGGTATGCCGTGCTGCACAACCTCCTTCACTTCCCGGGACAGCTCTACCCCGTGAACAACAAACGCGCGGAGATCCAGGGTCTGAAAGCCTACCCTTCCGTCGCTGCCATTCCAAATCCGGTCGATATGGCGGTCATCACCGTTCCTGCAAACCACGTCCCCGCGGTGATCGAGGAGTGCGGGCAGAAAGGGGTCGCCATCGCCGTCATCATTACGGCCGGGTTCAAAGAGATGGGCGAGACCGGAAAAGCGCTCGAGGATCGTATTGTCCAGATAGCAGAACGGTACGGCACCCGGATCGTCGGGCCGAACTGTCTTGGCCTGATCATCCCCCCGCGGGGGATCGATACGACTTACGTGCACGAATCTCCGAAACCCGGCAATATTGCCTTCATCTCCCAGAGCGGTGCGATCATCAACACGGTTGTGGACTGGAGCATCGCCCACGACATCGGCTTTTCGGCGGTCGTCTCGGTAGGCAACCAGGCCGACCTCAACTTCATAGACTACCTCCGGTTCGTGGAGCGCGACCCGAAGACAAAGGGGATCATCCTCTACATCGAGGAGATCCAGGACGGCAAGACCTTCACGAAGGTGGTCAGCGAAGTCTCGAAGAGCAAACCGGTCGTTGCAATCAAGTCGGGCTCCTCGCAGAAGGGACAGGCGGCCGCCTCCTCGCATACGGGTTCGCTCTCCGGATCGTATGAGGTCTACATGGAAGCATTCCGGAATGCGGGCGTCATCCCGGTTCACACCCTGACCGGTGCTTTCCAGGTCGCCGAGATGCTGGCGTCCCCGAAGGGGTATCCACGCGGCAAGCGGGCGGTTGTCGTGACGAACGCAGGCGGATTCTCGGTTCTCTCCTCCGACTATGCTGAGCGGTACGGTATCGACCTCATCGATCTCTCACCCGAGATCCTCGAAGAGCTCAACGAGTTCCTACCCGAGTTCTGGAATAAAGGAAACCCGCTCGATCTCCTCGGGGATGCCGGTGAGAAGCGGTTCGAGAAGGTCTTCGATGCACTGATCCGCCACCAGGATGCATGGGATATTGCATTTGTCATCGGGTTCCCGAACCTGGTGATGAAGTCCGACCAGCTGGCAAACCAGATCGTTCAGTTTGCAGGGAAGACCGAGAACATGGTCGTCGGAGCACTCCTCGGCGGAGACTCGATGCAGCGCGGCCGTGACATCCTGAAAGAGAACGGCATCCCGAGTTTCGAGGAACTGGACTTCACCTTCCGGGTGATGGGGAGAATCCTCTGGCAGCGGTTCCGTTGAGACCAACCCGGGCAGTTACAGAAGATAAGCGACAAAGGCAGGGAGAGAAAGAGATCTCCTGCCACCGTTTTTTGGGTAGAAAGCAGCGGTATCCACTACAGGGAGACCGATAACCCCGATCATGCACCGGACTTCCAATCACCCCCACGACAAGAAACGCGTCTGTCGGTTCACCCGCCTCCTTATCGCAGGGACAGGCCTTCTCTGCATCCGCAGCAGTCTTGTAGCCCCGGGGATCTTGAGAAGGGGGAGACACTCCTGCACCGGTAAGCCACCCGGGCAGGTACGGTGTCGGGTCGAGCGAGCGATGAAAAGGGTAGAAGATACGATACGACCGGCATAATCAACCCGGATCTCCCAATAGGGGTTCCTTAACCGATGTCACCCTGCCCATCCCGGCCGGACGCCCCGGCATCCTCCACACCCGGGTGGCCGGTTAGAGCCTTTTGGTGTGGGATCCGGCAGGAAAACCCCGATTTTAAGGGATAATTACTTTAAACGCGCCATCAAAATTTATTTATAATTTGGTCCCCCCTCGGGGGGGCGGTGAGTAACATGGCTCAGGCAAAAGAAGGAGACACCGTAAAGGTGCATTACACGGGAAAACTGCAGGATGGAACGGTTTTTGACAGCTCAGACGAAAGAGCGCCGATTGAATTCACAATCGGCGAAGGTCAGGTTATATCCGGCTTCGAGCAGGCAGTCGTCGGAATGGAGCCCGGAGAGACAAAGACCACCACCGTCCCGGCGGAAGAGGCATACGGCCCTCACCGTGACGAGATGCTGCTTGAAGTAGATCGCGAACAGTTTCCGGAGGATGTCCAGCCGGAGACCGGTCAGCAACTGCAGATCAGCCAGCCCGACGGCAGAACCTTCTTCGTCACCGTTAGCGATATCTCGGAATCGAGTGTGGTGCTGGATGCCAATCACCCGCTTGCAGGCAAAGATCTGACGTTCGAGATCCGGCTCGTCGAAGTGAACCCACCCGAGAGCATCACGGCATAACTGCATCCCGGATCCGGTGTATTCCAGGGTTTGTGTCCCGCCGGTGCAGATCCGATTCACATCTTTTTTACAGGCACCCACTCCTCGCAACAAAGCATTCACCGACCTGCGAGTGAATGCCGGCCATTTCACCCCCTTCAGGTCCCGGGCACGGGCAGACGACACCCGTGCCACACCGATCGGTAAGGCACAATGCTTATATTCCGTGCCAACGCCCATTCGGCAACATGTATAAAAATGCACAGATACTAATTTTCATCGCCTTAATGGCGATGATCGTCCCGCTGGGCGCTTCCGCTCAGGAAAACGAAACAACGAACGCCACCGGGAGCATTCCTCCTGAGGTTCTCGAGTACGGAGGGGACTGGCCGCTGCCGAATTATGACTATGCCAACACGCGAGCGACAACAAACGCATCGATAGATGCCGGTAACGTCAACGATCTCGGGGTCGCCTGGGCGTTCGCCATTCCGGCCACGGGGGCGTTTGGTGCTGCCTCAAGTAACCCGATCGTGATGGGCGACACCGTCTACTTCCAGGATCTCAACGCCAGTGTCTTTGCCCTCGACCTTGAGAATGGGTCGGAGATCTGGGCGCAGCGGTACGACAACGCATCGGTTCTCGGCCCGAACGGCCCTGCTGTCGGGTGGGGGAAGGTCTTCGTCGCAAAGGATCCGTTCAATATGGCAGCCCTGAACGCAACGACCGGTGAAGAGATCTGGGCGACCAGAATCGTATTCAAGGTCAACGAGACCGGCACGCTCATCGGCGAAGGGATCGATATCCAGCCGTCCGTCTACGGCGGTCAGGTGCTCACCTCGACGGTGCCCGGAACCGGCGATGTCTTCTACCAGCCGGGAAGTATCGGCGTCATCTACGCCCTCGACCAGGAAACCGGCGAGGTTGCCTGGAACTTCAGCACCGTCGACTCGCCTGACCTCTGGGGCAATCCCGACGTGAACAGCGGCGGCGGTGCCTGGTACTCGCCCGCCGTCGATACCGAACGGAACGTAACCTACTGGGGCGTCGGCAACCCGGCACCGTGGCCGGGCACAGAAGAGTGGCCGAACGGAACGAGCAGACCAGGGCCGAACCTCTACACCAACAGCATCGTAGCCCTCGGCACCGATAACGGAAGCCTGGAGTGGTACGCTCAAGCCCTTCCGCATGACCTCTTCGATTACGATCTCCAGATCCCGCCGATCCTCGCGACCGCGAACATCACCGGCGAAGAGCAGGATATCGTCATCGGCGCCGGAAAGATGGGACGCGTCTATGCCTTCAACCGCGACAGCGGAGAACGGCTCTGGGTCGCCGTGGTCGGCGAGCACCAGAACGACCAGCTCGCGGGCATTCCGCCGAACGAGACGGTGACCGTCTACCCCGGATACTTCGGCGGGGTCGAGACGCCCATGGCCTATGCCGACGGGAGCGCCTATGTACCGAGCCTCGACCTCTCCTCAAACTACACCTCCACCCAGGCAACCGGCCAGGAATCGTTCAACGAATCCGTCGGCAGGCTAACCGCTCTCGAGGTGGATACGGGTAAGGTGCTCTGGGATAAGGAGTTCGACTCCCCGAACTTCGGCGGTGCTACGATCGTCAACGATCTCGTATTCACGGCGACGTACGACGGCGTCATCTACGCCTTCGACCGGATGAGCGGTGAGGAGGTCTGGAACTGGACGGCACCCGCAGGCATCAACGCCTGGCCCGCCGTCGTGAACGACACTATCGTCTGGCCGGCAGGTTCCGGTGAACAGCCCGTGCTCGTCGCGCTTCGGCTGGGGGCGGAAGGTGGCAACGTTACGATGCCGGGGAACATAACCGGTAGCCAGACCGGAAACATGACCGCTGGCAATCAGACGATGGATAACGTAACCGGGAACCAGACTACGAACAACATGACCGGGGTGCCGAACGTGACCATCACCATGCCGGAGAACGGATCAACCGTCTCCGCCGGCAATGTGACGGTTGACGTCAACATCACGAACTTCAGCCTAGTCGACAACCTCGGAGGGGCACCCGTCGCCGGTGAAGGACACATCCACTATTACCTCGACGTCGCCCCGCCGACCGAGCAGGGCAAACCCGCCGTCCCGGAGAACGGCTCCTACGCCGTGAGCACGAACACCTCCTACACCTGGGAGAACGTCACGCCAGGGATGCACAACCTCTCCGTCCAGCTCGTCAACAACGATCATACGCCGCTCGATCCACCGGTCACGGCCATGGTCAACGTGACTGCCGAAGGAGAGGCAGGGAATGCCACACCCACAGAGACAGCGGCGCCGGAGCAGCCGGAGACCGCGACAGTCGATCTGGTGGCTGAAAACATTGCCTTCGATATGAATACCATCACCGTACCCGCCGGTGCGAACGTGACGGTAAACTTCACAAACCTCGACACCGCTCCGCATAATCTGGCGGTATATACCACTTCAGCCGCAGACGACCCGCTCTTCGTCGGCGAGATCATCAACCAGGGGAACATAACCTACACATTCACCGCGCCGGAGGAACCGGGAACCTACTTCTTCCGCTGCGATGTACACCCCGTCGCCATGACCGGCGATTTCATCGTGCAGTGACACCGATATCGATAAGAGACCCCATTTTTTTTATTCCGCCGGAGAAAGTACATAAGGAAACTTGTATAAGACGAACACACGCCATGAAAGAACGCAACCGCCGGTCGATCGTCGGGATTACTCTCTCCCGCATCATCGGCCTCATCATATTCCTGATCGTCCTCGGCATCCTGAACATCGTTGCTGAATCGCTTCAGGCTCCCATCTACCAACAGATCGTTCTCTTCCTGAACGCCAGTCTCGGACTGATCGTTATTATAACGGTGTTCTTCCTCATCGGGGAGATCTTCGGAGCGCTGCGGTTTCCTGCAAATCTTCCCGCACCGCTCTTCAACGCCATCGGCGCCGTCTTTCTGGCAGTGTTTCTGATCCGCCTCTTCGGGCTGGTCGCCGCAATCTCGGGCGTCGGCGTATTCCTCCTCTTCGAGGAGTTTGCTTTCCTGATCTATCCGGCAGTATTTCTCATCGTCCTGATCGGAGGGTTCATCGGAATCTTCACATCAGCCGGCGATACCGGTGATGGAGAGGGAAAAAACGACGAAAAGAAGTCAGACGGCACGGACAGGACATGGGATGATATAGGCGATGATATCCGGAGGATAGGTGAAGATATAATCCGGAAGATCCGCGAAGAGTTCAGGAAGGGGTAGCCGTCGCAGAGACTATCGGGGGAACGCCTCCGTCTCCGGGTCACCGGACGCAAAGACCCTCGCTTCGGTTACGGCCTGCGTCTCCGGATCCGTCCTGACCAGAACGACGAGTTCGTACTCGCGGCTCTCCCATCGCGCAGATCCGGGCAGATCCTCCACAGCGCGGAAACTAAAATTGTGCAGTTCTTCACGAAGGCCGGGATAGGTCGGCGTGTCGCGGATCGCTGCCTCGACGAACTCCTTCGTCCCCTGCTGCCGACCTCGCTCAATACGGTCTATCCGGGTCATGACCCCCTATCAAGCATCAGTCTGCATAAAAATGATCCGGCAGGCAGCGGCATCTCCGTCACACAGCCCGGTGCGGCCTTGCATAGTCGGTTCAGGAACCGGATAAGGAGTGTTGCGAGGTGATGAGCGGCAGCCCGGGCTCGTAACGCACTCAACGCCTGATCGGCGCTACTTCATCAAACGATGCGACGCGATACCCCGAATATCCCCCGCCGAGGTTTATTCGGAGGAAGACAAGGATCTGGAGATCCGGCTGAACCCAGACGGCATACTCCGGCCTGTCGGTCTGCGGAATGAAATTGAGCGATTCAAGTTCAGATTTCACGCCAGTATAATCGGGATTCGACTGGATCATCTCCTCGATCTGTGCCATTACCTGCCTCTGCTGCAGGGATGCCATACCGTTCATCATACTCCCCCGAAGAGACCATCGATCGTAATAAGCATGATCCCGAGCGAACGGGTCACAGCGGAGAAGCCGGAACCCGGGGATCGAAGAGACTCGCGGACGGATCGGGGAGAATGCTCCCGTCATTGCAGGTTTAACTGATGAGCCGGATAGTTTCGCAATCTTATTGGGAACGACCCGCCCATAGGAGTACATGGGCGGGAGGCCTCTAGGCGGAGACGAGGAAGGAGCAACAATAGTTCTCCTGGAAGATACGGATTCACTGCAGGAACTCTCCGAATATCTCGACGTCCTCTCAAGCACGACCCGGCTTAAGATCCTCAAGCTCATCGAGCAGAAACCAAAAGATATCCGCCGGATCGCATCGGAGATCCAGTCGAGTTACGAAAACACCAAAAAGCACATGGATAAACTCCTCAGCATCGGTGTCGTCCGCAAGGAGGCGGGACTTTCGCGGGAAACCTCGAGGGGCATTCACCCGGTCTGGAAGTACTCGCTCGTGCCCGGAACGATGGAGGCGATCGTGAGGAACCTCGGCCTCTTCTCCAACATGAAACTTACCGTCACCGATGCCGATCTCACCGTCAGGCTCGCCGCCGTACGCGGCAAGGTCTCGGAGGAACTCACAAACCCCTCACCGACCATCACGCTCCTCGGCGGGCCTGACGACGGAATGTCCTTCCTCCTTGAAGGCAGCCGGATGCCGGTCGGCAGGGGCGAGAGGGGCGCACCGACGGCATACGTTCCCGGCTCCGCCATCACGCTCTCCGAGGAGTACGGTGCCGTGACCCGCATCTCAAAACCGCATGCCGTCTTCATTCTGCGGGACAGAATCTGGCACCTCGAGGACTGCGGGAGTACCGGCGGTACATTTATCAACGGTACCGCACTCGTTCCTCACCGCAGATACATACTCAAAGACGGCGATCTCATAGAGTGTGCAAAAGGCGTCCACGGAGCATCCTTCGTCTTCGTCGGCGGAACCGAATCGGGACAGGGGGAGGAGAGAACCTGACCCGCAGCGGCGGCAACCCGGCACGCACCCAGGCATGCCGGTGCGTCCTTGCGCTTCTCCTTCTCCTGGCGCTCCTTGCCGCGCCCTGCACCGCCGATGCGCCGGGCACGGACGCAGAGTCACTCCGTACTGCCGACGACGATACCGTTCAGGTCGAGGAGAGCGCGACCCCGGCAAAGGGCAACTCCAAACTGAAGGATACACCCGGTAGCAACGGGGCAGGGAATGGAAAGGGAGTAACTCCGGATAGCCCGGCATCCAGGCAGTCCGAGACCCCCACACCGGGCAGCCCGACGGTGCAGCCTGCAGGCGGTACCGTGTCGGTTTTTGCAGCAGAACAGAACCGGGGTACACCGGAGCGGGGAAGCGCGGT is a window from the Methanoculleus taiwanensis genome containing:
- a CDS encoding superoxide dismutase, giving the protein MAQEQIQMQKKYELPPLPYEANALEPYISQEQLSLHHDKHHQAYVKGANADLEKIEQARRDNASIDEKAILKELSFNIGGHILHSLFWPTMAPAGKGGGTPGGALADALDREFGSFERFKSEFSQAASSVEGSGWAALAIDEITGRPMVMQIEKHSNNVYPSAPIIMVLDMWEHAYYVDYRNSRADFIDAFWNVVNWDEVNRRIEQRV
- a CDS encoding acetate--CoA ligase family protein, whose translation is MSHYMLSEYESYDLLQQYGIPVPGYSIVESAAEAGQAAEKIGYPVVMKIYSPEIIHKSDAGGVIIGIGSKAAACSAFDQIIANAREYNPDAEIKGVIVEQQAAPGLELIIGGKTDPAFGKVLTFGMGGTLVELMKDVTLRILPIDEASIRQMIREINGYPIIKGYRGMKPKDEETLVQIISAVHRFFAENTHIVEFDINPLRLYESGACIVDARIFVDDEAEERKAKERPLVPLEYFSPRSIAVVGASSDSKKMGYAVLHNLLHFPGQLYPVNNKRAEIQGLKAYPSVAAIPNPVDMAVITVPANHVPAVIEECGQKGVAIAVIITAGFKEMGETGKALEDRIVQIAERYGTRIVGPNCLGLIIPPRGIDTTYVHESPKPGNIAFISQSGAIINTVVDWSIAHDIGFSAVVSVGNQADLNFIDYLRFVERDPKTKGIILYIEEIQDGKTFTKVVSEVSKSKPVVAIKSGSSQKGQAAASSHTGSLSGSYEVYMEAFRNAGVIPVHTLTGAFQVAEMLASPKGYPRGKRAVVVTNAGGFSVLSSDYAERYGIDLIDLSPEILEELNEFLPEFWNKGNPLDLLGDAGEKRFEKVFDALIRHQDAWDIAFVIGFPNLVMKSDQLANQIVQFAGKTENMVVGALLGGDSMQRGRDILKENGIPSFEELDFTFRVMGRILWQRFR
- a CDS encoding FKBP-type peptidyl-prolyl cis-trans isomerase, translated to MAQAKEGDTVKVHYTGKLQDGTVFDSSDERAPIEFTIGEGQVISGFEQAVVGMEPGETKTTTVPAEEAYGPHRDEMLLEVDREQFPEDVQPETGQQLQISQPDGRTFFVTVSDISESSVVLDANHPLAGKDLTFEIRLVEVNPPESITA
- a CDS encoding outer membrane protein assembly factor BamB family protein, whose protein sequence is MYKNAQILIFIALMAMIVPLGASAQENETTNATGSIPPEVLEYGGDWPLPNYDYANTRATTNASIDAGNVNDLGVAWAFAIPATGAFGAASSNPIVMGDTVYFQDLNASVFALDLENGSEIWAQRYDNASVLGPNGPAVGWGKVFVAKDPFNMAALNATTGEEIWATRIVFKVNETGTLIGEGIDIQPSVYGGQVLTSTVPGTGDVFYQPGSIGVIYALDQETGEVAWNFSTVDSPDLWGNPDVNSGGGAWYSPAVDTERNVTYWGVGNPAPWPGTEEWPNGTSRPGPNLYTNSIVALGTDNGSLEWYAQALPHDLFDYDLQIPPILATANITGEEQDIVIGAGKMGRVYAFNRDSGERLWVAVVGEHQNDQLAGIPPNETVTVYPGYFGGVETPMAYADGSAYVPSLDLSSNYTSTQATGQESFNESVGRLTALEVDTGKVLWDKEFDSPNFGGATIVNDLVFTATYDGVIYAFDRMSGEEVWNWTAPAGINAWPAVVNDTIVWPAGSGEQPVLVALRLGAEGGNVTMPGNITGSQTGNMTAGNQTMDNVTGNQTTNNMTGVPNVTITMPENGSTVSAGNVTVDVNITNFSLVDNLGGAPVAGEGHIHYYLDVAPPTEQGKPAVPENGSYAVSTNTSYTWENVTPGMHNLSVQLVNNDHTPLDPPVTAMVNVTAEGEAGNATPTETAAPEQPETATVDLVAENIAFDMNTITVPAGANVTVNFTNLDTAPHNLAVYTTSAADDPLFVGEIINQGNITYTFTAPEEPGTYFFRCDVHPVAMTGDFIVQ
- a CDS encoding FHA domain-containing protein; this translates as MGGRPLGGDEEGATIVLLEDTDSLQELSEYLDVLSSTTRLKILKLIEQKPKDIRRIASEIQSSYENTKKHMDKLLSIGVVRKEAGLSRETSRGIHPVWKYSLVPGTMEAIVRNLGLFSNMKLTVTDADLTVRLAAVRGKVSEELTNPSPTITLLGGPDDGMSFLLEGSRMPVGRGERGAPTAYVPGSAITLSEEYGAVTRISKPHAVFILRDRIWHLEDCGSTGGTFINGTALVPHRRYILKDGDLIECAKGVHGASFVFVGGTESGQGEERT